The segment CCATCTATGCTTCTTGCTGAGATAATTGATAACTCTTGATCAAATTGTATTTTTTTTTCTAATATTAATGGTAAATTTAGGCTTGAAGCTTGTTGCCATATTTTTGCCAAATTACTGTCTTGATTTATAGCAAACTGACCCTTACCATCATAACCTAAGATAGCTGTCTTTAAAATAGACTCCTGATATTTTTTGCAGGCAATTTGAAAATCTTGTTCTGTTTTAACTTCAGTAAAAGAAGTTGTTTTAATGTTGTTATCATTAAAAAACTTTTTCTCTACCACTCTATTTTGACTTACTGCTAAGGCCTTACTATTTGGTCTTAAAGGCAACTGATTTTGGATCAGCTCTAAAGTTTCTACTGGTATATTTTCAAACTCAAAAGTTACAGCAGATACTTTATTAGCAAACTCAGTCAAGCTAACTTTATCATGGTAATCTGCACATATATGGAAGGATGAAACTTGAAAAGCTGGGCTATTTTCATTATCTGAGTAAATCAAAGTTTTAAAGCCTAATTTCGCAGCTTCAAAACACATCATGCGCGCTAATTGACCACCACCAAAGATACCAATAATATCACCTGCTTTTAATCTTCTATCTTTAAACATAATAACTAAAGGCGTTTATTGAGGCTCAGTTGCAACTGAGTCTGATTGGTTCTGACGAAATAATGTTAGATTTTGTGCAACTTCTGTATCTTGAAGCGCTAAAATAGCGGCTGCTGTAAGCGCTGCATTTTTAGCTCCAGCTTTGCCAATTGCAAAAGTGGCTACAGGTATTCCAGCCGGCATCTGCACTATTGAAAGCAAGCTATCCATACCTTTTAAAGCCTTGCTTTCTATTGGTACTCCCAATACTGGCAACTTAGTAAGCGACGCTACCATACCAGGCAAATGGGCGGCACCACCTGCACCTGCGATAATTACTTTTAAACCATTAGATTCTGCAGATTTCGCATATTCAAATAACCTATCTGGGGTTCTGTGCGCTGAAATTATTTTTTGCTCAAAAGGAATAGCTAAATTACGAAGTAGCTCGGTAGCGTAGCTCATACTTTCCCAGTCGCTCTGACTTCCCATGATTACACTAACTAAAGCCTTTTTGTTTTTTGACATAAGCAGTAATTTATTAAAACAGCAATTTAACAGAAAGATTTTAAGCTGGCAAGAAAATTGCTTCCAAATATTAAAAGCTGCGTTAAAATAATGCCTATGTTTATTAAAAAGCTACTTAAAACTAAATTTTTTACTGAGTTGATAGCTCTTACAGCAGCCTTATATTTATGGCTAGTTAGATTAACCTCTATTGTCAAAATACAGAATGTAAATCATCTAAATTTTGCAAATGAACAAAATCAACCTATTATTTTTGCAGTATGGCATGGTAGAATATTTTATAGCGTGATGATATGTTCAAGCTTATATAAATATGAAAATTATTCCTTGGTTTCAAAGCATAGAGATGGGCAAACTATAGCAGCATTTGTCAGGAAGTTTAATTCAAAAACTATATCTGGATCTTCCTCCGATGGTGGCTTTGCAGCACTTAAACAAATTCTTAAAATTCTAAAAAGTAAAAAACAACGATTATGTATCACACCAGATGGACCAAGAGGACCTAATATGAAAATTAATAGTGCAATCATAGAAATTGCTGCGCGCACTAACTCAATTATCATCCCACTTAGCTATAGCGCCAAATATGCAAGATTCTTTAATAGTTGGGATAAAATGCTAATACCCAGACTATTTAATCACATTACAGTAAATTATGGTGAACCAATTTCTGTTGCAAAAAAAATAAGTAAAACAGAAATTGCCCAACATAAAAACAAACTAGAACAAAAACTTAATAAAATGACCAAAACTCTTGATAAATTTTATAGCCATAATCAAGTAGAATCTGGCAGCCAGAACATAAAAAGAGTATAGATAATGCTCCAGCTATATAATTTTATTCTTTCTATTTTAG is part of the Alphaproteobacteria bacterium genome and harbors:
- a CDS encoding 5-(carboxyamino)imidazole ribonucleotide synthase, whose protein sequence is MFKDRRLKAGDIIGIFGGGQLARMMCFEAAKLGFKTLIYSDNENSPAFQVSSFHICADYHDKVSLTEFANKVSAVTFEFENIPVETLELIQNQLPLRPNSKALAVSQNRVVEKKFFNDNNIKTTSFTEVKTEQDFQIACKKYQESILKTAILGYDGKGQFAINQDSNLAKIWQQASSLNLPLILEKKIQFDQELSIISARSIDGKIVFYDLAKNIHQGGILRESFFPAVVSHEIKLKAQNIAEKTLEALNYVGVLAIEFFLQGEDLLVNEFAPRPHNSGHFSLDACLHSQFEQAIRAAAGMSVIEAELLFSGRMVNLIGDEINQLSELNQDSSVKTHHYGKMEAKKGRKMGHYVVRG
- the purE gene encoding 5-(carboxyamino)imidazole ribonucleotide mutase, which encodes MSKNKKALVSVIMGSQSDWESMSYATELLRNLAIPFEQKIISAHRTPDRLFEYAKSAESNGLKVIIAGAGGAAHLPGMVASLTKLPVLGVPIESKALKGMDSLLSIVQMPAGIPVATFAIGKAGAKNAALTAAAILALQDTEVAQNLTLFRQNQSDSVATEPQ
- a CDS encoding lysophospholipid acyltransferase family protein, yielding MFIKKLLKTKFFTELIALTAALYLWLVRLTSIVKIQNVNHLNFANEQNQPIIFAVWHGRIFYSVMICSSLYKYENYSLVSKHRDGQTIAAFVRKFNSKTISGSSSDGGFAALKQILKILKSKKQRLCITPDGPRGPNMKINSAIIEIAARTNSIIIPLSYSAKYARFFNSWDKMLIPRLFNHITVNYGEPISVAKKISKTEIAQHKNKLEQKLNKMTKTLDKFYSHNQVESGSQNIKRV